In the Drosophila biarmipes strain raj3 chromosome X, RU_DBia_V1.1, whole genome shotgun sequence genome, one interval contains:
- the LOC108028392 gene encoding negative elongation factor E isoform X2, protein MSPVGTNHLYDEPEVMEEFISCYRHFTALWDSSSPDYLSKQKKEPGYQELLKILRRVNGGCSVQDVKRKINSLRCCYRREIKKVQASMNGYKPRLWWFHLMDFLKPVLNIQSPVRVKSESMDDSPYETSIHDDDMFSEAFHTEEDVLRLEAVAEGERDPEPEPEPEHDQEPEAESTAVHLKSEHKLDDYQANSMGSIKGSPYANPSGSSAHLRHNPNSESLATDKAGRRIRIRRRRSSDDTDYGQAARKRRVEDFPERERARERDRERDRERERDRDRSRESESENECELIGRRMAAHFRHMRPDQRLFAERIISEVLVYGRMNRLSFEARFLPAGK, encoded by the exons ATGTCCCCCGTGGGCACCAATCATTTGTACGATGAACCCGAGGTCATGGAGGAGTTCATCAGCTGCTATCGCCACTTCACCGCCCTGTGGGACAGCAGCAGTCCCGACTACCTGTCCAAGCAGAAAAAGGAGCCCGGCTACCAGGAACTGCTAAAGATCCTGAGGCGCGTCAACGGCGGTTGCTCTGTCCAGGATGTCAAACGCAAGATCAACTCGCTGAGGTGCTGCTACCGGCGCGAAATCAAGAAGGTGCAGGCCTCCATGAATGGCTACAAGCCGCGTCTCTGGTGGTTCCACCTCATGGACTTCCTGAAGCCGGTCCTCAACATCCAATCGCCGGTCAGGGTGAAGTCGGAGAGCATGGACGACAGTCCCTACGAGACCAGCATTCAT GATGAcgatatgttctcggaagccTTTCACACCGAAGAGGATGTACTGCGCCTCGAGGCCGTGGCCGAGGGCGAGAGGGATCCCGAGCCGGAACCCGAACCCGAACACGACCAGGAACCCGAGGCGGAGTCGACCGCCGTGCACTTGAAGTCGGAGCATAAGCTGGACGACTACCAGGCGAACTCCATGGGCAGCATCAAGGGTAGTCCGTACGCCAATCCGTCGGGCTCCTCGGCTCATCTGCGACACAATCCGAACTCCGAATCGCTGGCCACGGATAAGGCCGGGCGGCGCATCCGTATCCGGCGAAGACGCAGCAGCGATGACACCGATTACGGGCAGGCGGCGAGAAAGCGCAGAGTCGAGGACTTTCCGGAAAGGGAGAGGGCGAGGGAGAGAGACAGGGAGAGGGATCGAGAAAGAGAGCGCGATAGGGATAGGAGCCGGGAGAGCGAGAGCGAGAACGAGTGCGAGCTGATCGGCAGGCGGATGGCGGCCCACTTCCGGCACATGAGGCCGGACCAGCGGCTCTTCGCCGAGCGGATCATCAGCGAGGTGCTCGTCTACGGCCGCATGAACCGCCTCTCGTTCGAGGCCCGCTTTCTGCCGGCGGGAAAATAG
- the LOC108028392 gene encoding negative elongation factor E isoform X1: MSHSHTAIEYWTEFFQMYRSMPELWLVRSKVYRDRRLKNESYGRLLDLMRTSDPHANVHTLKRKINNFRTSYRRELRKVLESDHNYVPSLWYFKELDFLYELETGEMQSGHVVLQEQDEEARVLHHGDEHMSVYQPVAESDETLVYEPQHESGVENGVDLTEVSESDQVQQMVSEDDDMFSEAFHTEEDVLRLEAVAEGERDPEPEPEPEHDQEPEAESTAVHLKSEHKLDDYQANSMGSIKGSPYANPSGSSAHLRHNPNSESLATDKAGRRIRIRRRRSSDDTDYGQAARKRRVEDFPERERARERDRERDRERERDRDRSRESESENECELIGRRMAAHFRHMRPDQRLFAERIISEVLVYGRMNRLSFEARFLPAGK; this comes from the exons ATGTCGCACAGTCACACGGCCATCGAGTACTGGACGGAGTTCTTCCAGATGTACCGCTCCATGCCGGAGCTGTGGCTGGTGCGCAGCAAGGTGTACCGGGATCGCCGGCTCAAGAACGAGTCCTACGGCCGGCTGCTGGACTTGATGCGCACCTCCGATCCGCATGCCAACGTGCACACCCTGAAGCGGAAGATCAACAATTTCCGGACCTCGTACCGCCGCGAACTTCGCAAAGTCCTGGAGAGTGATCACAACTATGTGCCCTCGCTCTGGTACTTCAAGGAGCTCGACTTCCTGTACGAACTGGAAACAGGGGAGATGCAGTCGGGGCATGTGGTGCTCCAGGAACAGGACGAGGAGGCGCGAGTACTGCATCATGGCGATGAGCACATGTCGGTGTACCAGCCCGTCGCGGAATCGGACGAAACCCTGGTGTACGAGCCGCAGCACGAGAGCGGAGTGGAGAACGGCGTGGATCTGACCGAGGTATCCGAGAGCGATCAGGTCCAGCAAATGGTCAGCGAA GATGAcgatatgttctcggaagccTTTCACACCGAAGAGGATGTACTGCGCCTCGAGGCCGTGGCCGAGGGCGAGAGGGATCCCGAGCCGGAACCCGAACCCGAACACGACCAGGAACCCGAGGCGGAGTCGACCGCCGTGCACTTGAAGTCGGAGCATAAGCTGGACGACTACCAGGCGAACTCCATGGGCAGCATCAAGGGTAGTCCGTACGCCAATCCGTCGGGCTCCTCGGCTCATCTGCGACACAATCCGAACTCCGAATCGCTGGCCACGGATAAGGCCGGGCGGCGCATCCGTATCCGGCGAAGACGCAGCAGCGATGACACCGATTACGGGCAGGCGGCGAGAAAGCGCAGAGTCGAGGACTTTCCGGAAAGGGAGAGGGCGAGGGAGAGAGACAGGGAGAGGGATCGAGAAAGAGAGCGCGATAGGGATAGGAGCCGGGAGAGCGAGAGCGAGAACGAGTGCGAGCTGATCGGCAGGCGGATGGCGGCCCACTTCCGGCACATGAGGCCGGACCAGCGGCTCTTCGCCGAGCGGATCATCAGCGAGGTGCTCGTCTACGGCCGCATGAACCGCCTCTCGTTCGAGGCCCGCTTTCTGCCGGCGGGAAAATAG